In a single window of the Paramisgurnus dabryanus chromosome 23, PD_genome_1.1, whole genome shotgun sequence genome:
- the rps27l gene encoding 40S ribosomal protein S27-like yields the protein MPLAKDLLNPSFDFERRQHKKKRLVQSPNSYFMDVKCPGCYKITTVFSHAQTVVLCVGCSTVLCQPTGGKARLTEGCSFRRKQH from the exons ATGCCT CTGGCCAAAGATCTGCTCAACCCATCTTTTGATTTTGAGAGAAGACAGCACAAAAAGAAAAGACTTGTGCAAAGTCCCAACTCCTACTTTATGGATGTAAAATGTCCAG GTTGTTATAAAATCACCACTGTGTTCAGTCATGCACAGACAGTTGTGTTGTGTGTTGGGTGCTCTACAGTGCTGTGTCAGCCCACAGGTGGGAAGGCCAGGCTGACTGAAG GTTGCTCTTTCAGAAGGAAACAACACTGA